The genomic window TGTCTGCTCAGAGCGCGACTGGAGAGATTGGAGATCTGCCATGAGCTCGTCCAACTCCTCAGCCAACTCGGGAGAATTGGAGATGAGACTGGTGGCCTTGTTGTGTGCTATCCATTCTCCCAGCTCTTGAAGCGTTGAACGAACCCAGCCCACGTTCTGCCTCGTCATGAGCCCAGCCGACTCGAGAAGATGCATGTGTAGGTCAGCACCCAGATCAGCGTCGATGTGGTCGAGCATTAAGCGCAACTCGGCAAGCAGCTGCCAGAGATCGTCCAAGGTCAGGTGCGTGAGTACAGACGGAATGAGCGAATCGTCGTGACAAAGCTCGCTGGCTGGGACCTTGCTGATGTAGCGGTAGACCAGGTCCATGGTGGACAGGGAGTACTTTCGCGCAAAGTCGCGATCACGGACACAAGGCTGTGGAGCCTTGTAGTCATCTCGTAGAGTCTGTTCGTACTCCTCGTCGTATTCCGTGTCGCTGTTATACGACGAGTCGGTCTCGTATGTCTTCTCATCTCCGTGGGCTAGCTTCTCCTGCAGTTTATCCTTCTTGTCTTTGAGTCGTTGCTTTCTGGCTTCCTTCTTGTCCGCTTTGATCTGTTTCTTGGATCGCGCCGGGGGCGGGGGGTCAAGATACGTCTCGTCGGGATGCGCAGTTCGCCAGAGCTCCTCTTCAGTATAAGACTCAAACTCCATAGCGCGCGGCATGAATGTGAGCGATGGTGTGACCTCTTTCGTCTTGTCGTGTGTCATGCTACGCGGTGGGTCAAAGACCAGGACAACTGGGCTCACGTCAGCTTACACCAGGCGATGCCGGTATATAAACTCActcgtcttcctcccttGATCGTCCATACTTGACCAGTAACCCATCCCCTCAGGGGCCATGACCCTGAGATCTCTGTTGGTCCAGTAGGCTGGGTTTCGCGGAAGCACGGGGTGGAACGTGCTGTAGGGTCGGTACACATTGGTCGTCTTGGTCCTGATCGATGTGCTCTCGAGCTTGAGATGTACCGAAGACTGGGGCAACCCACACATCTCTGCTTCCTTCTTGAGTTTCCGTTTATGGTCCTTGAGGTTCTCCTCTGCGcgcttccttctcttctccgtCAATAGTAGCCCATACTTGTCGAGAACAACGTCACGCTCCATAGTCCACCGTCCGTCACACACTCGTTTGTCGATCTCATCCTCATAGAAGCCCTTTCGGCCCAGGTAATGAAGATGGCCCAGACGGCCCCAGCGGAGATGCGCCCAAGATCGAGACTTGGTCCTTCGAGGTACGTTCCATTCCGTGCGCTGACCAATCCCCGGAAGGGCACGATGGCGGAAACGTGTCTCTCGCTCAGCCCAGTTCATCCAGACAGCATTCTTGAGCTTCAGGCCGCTGTCGCTGGCACTATAGCCCGATGCGACAAGATGTTCGTACCAAAACTCGGGGTCAATGGAGTACAGCTGACCCAAGGCTCCTATGACGAAACGACTGAGGTCGCTCACCATGATGACCCGTACCTGGGAGCCGGCAGGACGTTCTTCGAGCGCAGTAGCAAGCTTCATCTTGGTGGCGATTGGTTCGCTCCGTTGAACAGTCTCATCGGAAAGATAGTCGACAACCGAAACGGTAGCGGACTCGAGCCCTTCGAATCGCTCGCGGCGTGTGATGTTGAGCCATCGAGGATCCCATCGCGCGCGGTTGTCGAGCTCATTCATGTATAGCTCGGAAACAGTCTCGATCCAGAGTGCCTGATTAGAGAAGTCCTCATGCTCTTCTTGCTCCTCGAGAATGGCTTCGCGGATCCCAGCGACCTTGGTGTCCATGTCCCGCTTGCTCCTCCCATACGACATGGAGCGCGTAGCCCTCCTCAGCCGAACATGGCGACTATGCTCGACGTCCTTGGCCAGCTCCGAGTCGAAGCGCGGCTCAGAATGATCCAGGTCAATCGAGTTGCGCGGCACGCTGTAGTGAGGGTTCCAGCGCTGCGACGAGGGCCAATCGAGCTCGTAGTTGGCGAGGCGCTCCTCGTCGGCGGCCGCGGAGCCGCGACGCCTGTTGCTGAACATGGTGCCGGCGTTTGAGGGGCCTTGCTCGAGACTTGGATAGCATCAATATGGCGCGATGAAGAGGGGAAAAGTTCAGTTCAGCCTTGCGATGGACCGAACCGGGACCTGAAGCTGGGGGCCAAAAACGAAATTGCGCCTGGAGGCTGCAGCCGGGGCTTGGCCCCATTCTTCTGGGGCAACATCCCTGCAATATCGCATTCAGCTGCCTATATAAACAGCATCGCGCCCGTTGCGCTTCGTGGTGCAATCATGGCGCGGTCTGGCTAAGAACTGGAGCTCATAGATGATGAAGATAATGTGGATGGTTTGTGGGAGTTGAGATGCCAAGGGAGAGCTCAGCACATGGAATGCATGGGTGAGAGCGGGAAACAGTGGAGATCCCGTGCCACCGCACAGCGGACAAAAGCTTGGCCACGAACGAGTTTCCCGATGCATGAGAGAGAAGGATTAATTTTCCTTGCCTATTTTTGGTTATCTCTCTATTGAAACATTTCCTCTGCTTACTACAGCTTGGATGGATGTCCATAACCAAGATCATATCTTCCACCTATCGCGATCATCCTCCCCAGAGGTTGATTGGTGAAACGTCACCTTCGGCACAACCAAGCCAGTCCCTGCCACCCTATTATGATCGCGGAGTTATTTGAACAAAAGCCAAAGATGACCAGATTGTTTACCTAGTTCTTCCGATAGACCTATCCTTGTGCTGGGTAGTAAACAGTTGTCGGTGTGTCCGCCTCCACCTACCACTTCGCGACGGTTATCTCAACTTACGGTATCCCTTGTCCCATCTTCACTCATTGACACCGCCCCTCGACCGATCAAGGCAGTTCTATACCGAATTCTGGTGTAATCCAAACCATTAAGCTTTCCCGAATACAACCTCCAACCCTGCAACACCGCAGGAGTCAAACAATTCCCATCAATCGCCCAATGCGCGAGCTCGTATTGACTAAAAATGACCATCCCCCAAAAACGTGGTCACCACGGAGTCCGCGGCGTCGCGTCCATCCGTTCTCGGCCTTCTGCTGTAAACACCACCAGCGGCCCAGGACCCCTAATCGGGACATCTGCCGGAAAGTCGGCAGATGGCTCCCGACCTCAAACACCCGTTTGGGTCCGCATTGGACCCGGTCCCCAGGTCCGTGATTTCCTCATGGGGCGGTGAATTGGCGGTCCTGAAACAAAAGCTCGGGAGACCCTTGCACGGACGAGAATTCTCCACGGCCCGTGGACAAGAGCATTATTTTCTCCGGACGGCATTCAACATCTCCAGAGACGCGGATAGAATGGGAATAAATACAGTCGAGTGCCGTCTTAGTATGTTGGCTTGCTCCTCTCATCTTCACCTCGTCTTCACTGCAACACCAAACCTCAAGCTCAAACCGCCATCATGCACTTCGCTACCCTCGCCACTCTGACTGCCGCCCTCATCGGCACCTCTGCTGCTGACACCTGGGGAGGTTCTGTGTCTCTCGGCCCTTCCAAGTCCACCATCGTCAAGGCCGTCACCACCCTCATCCCCGGCGCCGCGCCCCCCACGCAGAACGGCATGCTCTTCCTGTGGCCCGGCATGTCCAACGGCACCGGCGACCTCGTCCAGACAACTCTCGAGGCTTGGCCCGATAACTCCTGGTGCGGtgccaagaagggcgagtGGTGTGTCCGCGCCTCCCTCTTTGGCTCCTTCGGCCAGCTCGACGGCCCTTCCAGCCCTGTCCGCGGCGACCAGAAGGTCAAGATCGCCTACACTCTCCTCAGCGACAAGGACACTTGGCGTCAGGAGGTGACCGACGCCGACACGGGCAAGCAGCTCAGCGTCTTCGAGTACAAGTCCGGCCCTTACATGCGCGGCTACGGCACCGGCACCGAGTGCAACAACAACTGCAGCCCCACCGTTTCCGAGCAGCGCTACCTCAACACCGAGATCACCCTGGCCGGCGCCGACCCCGACTTTGGCAAGACTATCTCTACTGCTCAGAAGGCTACTTACAAGGGTCTGACCAGCACCAACGGCGGCAAGGTCTGGAAGATTAGCGAGATCCGCGTCCCTGCCATGGTTTAATGTCCTGGGGTTTGCACAAGACGAGATGAATTTGACATTCTGTAAATGATGTGGGTGTACATATGGGTCTTATGTGTATATATGCTGAATATTAAATACGTGTGGCAGATTGCCTCACATGATGAGAAGTCTTTCACTCTGAACACGGTTTCGCAAGAAGAATTGAATGTATAGGCAGGAGGCTAAGCTGTAACCAAGTGGTTGACTCATTCGTATTCTAGTTATTACTGTCTTTCCTGGACAGCATAACGTCAAAGGTTTGTTGACCGGAGTTATCGAACAAACACCCAATCCAGAGAACTAACTTCAACACCTTTTGGGCCTCTGGCCATGAAGACAAGCCAAGGTCTTGAACAATGCCATACATCCACTCTGCAAACATATCGTCCTCTGGAGAAACACTAATGTTCCATACCATGAGAAGCCAAAACAAAACACCAAGAGGTGGTTTCGCAGAAGATTCCCTCAACCTAGACAAAGTATCCCGAAACATGCCATCCAAGTGCTTTTGTCGTTGACTCATGCTCCGCCATCGAAAGAAGATTGTTGCCGTAAATGCCATCATCCCGACGCGCAGGGTATCTTCGATGGGTGACTCTGGAAACGACAGTGCCAGCAACCGGTACAGGATTGAGACCATGATCTCACTGAAAGTGTTTGGCTGCAGTTTCCGAGACGTTTGATGCGCGAGATTGCCGAGAATAGCGAATTCTTGTAAGTCTTTCCAGACGTTGGCTAACCTCTTATCCAAGGTCTTGATAAACGCCGTGGCCTCGTTTTCCGGAATGTTGACCTTCTTCAGGCCGCGTATGAGACCTTGGCTCGCGATGTATGGATCCCAAGAGATATTTGTATTGAAAAAGACTGGCTTACAGCCGAACCGAAGAaccaggccaagatcaacTCTGATACATGTTAGCCGGACTCTCAACTGGATATGTGTGTTACATACCTGCACACTTTAGCTGGAAGCCTAGCATTGTCGAGTCTGAGCATCTCAAGACCACCTCGAAGGTCAACTATCCTCGCCATACCGGCCAAGTGGTTCTCCGCGGCGGAACGATCACCGATAAGCTCGGCAGTCAAGCCCAGAGTGACGACGACCATGATCGTAGCGTCCGATATAGACGCAGGGTTATCAGGGTCGTTGAGTCGCTCTTGAAGGAGTCGAAGTGTTTTGAGGAAATGGAAATGTGACAATGTGCCCTGGTCTCTGCCAAAATACTGGTCAAAGTAAGCCTCAATGGAGAATATTGCTGAGTGAAAGTAGACCAAATCGACCAAGAGGTTGGTCGTCCAAGAGGATTGTGATGCATCGACTTGAAGGCAGATTTCTGAGGGATACAATGCTCCCTTCATGCCGTAAAAAGCTTCAAGTCAGGTCAGTGACGAAAAGGCCAATGATCAGCTAGACATACATCTAACCAAGTCCAGTTTCATATAGGGCTGAAGAGGTTCTGGAAAatcaagaagagagaaatCTGACCCAATCCGGGCAGGGATAGATCCATGCTGGATTTCTACTTCCTTTTGTGCGTCTTTCTTTAGGATCCAAGATTTGACCCCAGGACGATCCTTTCGTGAAGGCCTTCCTCGAGACACATGGCTTTTTACAAGCTTTTGATTTTTCCGGCTGGGCTTCCGGGATGGTTCCTCGACTACAAACTCTAGTTGGCGGTCTGGAATGACTGTTAGTCGTCATGAAGCTGTTGCCTGAATGCCGACGTACTTGGAGTGGTATGTAGCCTTTGACCTGGCATGGTACGGCTAAAGGAGTCAATCGTTTATGGTTCTCGAAAGCGGTAGAGTTTCGAATTAGTAACTTGGGAAACGATAAAGGTCGTCCTGGCCGACCCCAGTGGAGTTGTCAAGATGTATGAggtggttgaagaagcaGAGTCGCCACACGAGGTTGGTGCCCGGAATGCCGAATGCTTAAATCCGACCGCCGGGTAAGCCCGCGTAGGGCTGACTGGGCAACTGGAGCGAACGTGTGCGGATATTTGAATGGATGCCTTgtaaagctttatttataggcaTGCTTCAGGGGTATATGAGATTATCCAAGTTATCCAATCACAAATTGGTCCAATTAATTACTCAATATCATGTTAAGATACAACTAGGCCACCCAATTtcaactccatctccatgAGAACCACACAGCAGTGAGTAGTACCATGAACGGCATTCGCGACATTCCACCGCCCTACATCTGAGCAATGATATCCTGCACCCCAGCGAAACTGAGCTCTTTGAGTGTTTCGTTCCACACCTGCTCCGACAGTACTTCACCATGGGTGTAGAACCAACAGGCAAGCCTAGACTGTGTTAGCGATGCTCCTTATCTGCAGAGGGTCATAACTCACGGAGAAATCTGGCAGTTCATGAGAAAACAACCGTGGGACTCCTTGCCATGCCCGAACACGGCATCCACATACGTCGCCGCACCCCTGTTTAGTGGTCTACCTGCGATGGTGTTGAACATTTTGGCAGCCACCGCGACAGCTCCTGTAGCGTGCTGCGGTAGGCCAGTGCCTTTCGTAAGGCCAGGGTCGACCATGTTGACGATTACTTCGTTGGGATCAACCTTCTCTGTTAGTCTCACGATGAAGAGTTGGTTCAGCAGCTTTGACACGCCGTATCTCTCCTGACCGCTCCAAGGGGTAATCGTGGTGTCGTCAAAAGAAGCCAGGAGGGGTCGCTCATCTTTGTTGGGAAAATTGCATAGATGAGCCGTGAGGGAGTTGACGATGGTAAGCCGAGGTGGGCCTTGTCCAGCCACTTTGGTCCTCAATACCGGGATAAGTAGAATTGTAAGAAGTGCTGTGCTGATATGGTTGACTTGAATAGCCTTCTCGTGTCCAGTGGCAGCTACTTTCTCAAAGACGAAGGGGGCAAGACCGGCGTTCAGAATAACAGCATCAATCCGCGACAGGTTGGTTTGGCACTTTTTGGCAAAGGCTTGAATGGAATCGTACGACTCCATGTCCAGCTGCCAGACCTCGATCTTTGCAGAAGGCGCCACAGCCTGGAGCTTCTCGGCCGCCGCCCGGCCCTTGTCAAGTGACCGGACACCCATCACAAGATGAGATAGACTGATAGAGAGGAACTGCTTGGCAGACtcgaagccaaggccagtGTTTGAACCAGTGATGACGGCACAGCTACCCTGTGCTTGGGGGAACTTTTCCTTGGTGGGTAGTTCGATTGTAGTGCGGAACTGGTttttgatgaagatggaaggAAAGTTAGGAGGGAAAGGGTCCATGTATCTCGAGGGGACCGACTGCGAGTCGTTGCTGTCTTTCTTGCAAGGCATTAtggagacggaggagaggTGAGTCGGGAGGGTATTCAAAGAATTTCTACAATGCAGAGGAGGATGTGAGAAGAAATTTTGAGGCTGATGATAAATTGGACCTTAGAGCAGAGAGAATCGAGACATTCTTATACTTGAGACTGGATTTTTCTGGCAATACTTTTCTCTTTAGGCATGGAGTTAAGGGAGATTGAGCCATGAGGGCATTGCCAAAAGAGGAAATTCAAAAAGTCTTGGCATTGTGGAAACTTCGTCATGGCCAATCAGCTTCATCCTCTGACTGGCTTGTCTAGCTTTTGGCTTACACCATGGAACATGGATTATGGTAAGAGACTGCGGAGTTTAGATATGGGCTGGAAAGGAACACAGGTTCATAATTAATCAGCTTGGGTATAATGAAGAGATGGAATATCCCGAGGTTTCCGATGAGGGAGGTATGCTCATGGCCTGGTTGTTGCCGAAGTTCCAACCCTGTAGCAGTCCTGGGCGGTATCTATGCAACTGTACCTAGCCATTTGAGACTTCAAAGAGATCTTCCATATGGACTTCAACAAATAAAATTGATAGAGAGAAGTTCCGTCGAGAAAGTTGAAAAGAACGTAGTATTCAGTGCTTGGATTCATGTCCGTTATTAGTACTCTGAGACATGCCAACCTACCTACCCAGCTCTGACTACCACCCCTCGTCCATATGATGAAATAATAGGATTAGTCTTCCACAGTCTTCTCGCATCCTCGTGGAAAGTGTAGTTAATATGGCGGCAACTGCTATTTATTTCCCAAGTTCCATCATGAAAAATGCCGAATCTATGTGGGGTTGCCGAGCTATGCTCCTTCAGGTAACCCGAGGCACAGCTACCTTGCAACGGGACCGTCGGGGAGTCGGACATGTTTGTGGGACCAGACTTATAAGTTGCTTCGCGCTTGCCATTTGGATGATTATCACACTTTAAATTTAATACTCCCATCAGTGTCAAGAAACGAACCATGTCCGCTGCCGCCCAGAGACTAGAGAAGCTGTCGCAGCAGCTTGAGACCTCAGGTCAACGAGCCAAGCATGCCCTGCTGGAAGCAAAGCCGAGTGACGTGGTAAGTTACAGACCAGAGCTTCATGACTGGTGGCGATAGACTAATTTCGGGCTACCTAGGTTATCACCGTCTCTGTGCGCACTGCTCTGACCAAAGCCCGTAAGGGCTACTTGAAGGATACGCCTCTGGAGGGCCTCCTTCAACCTCTTCTCAAGGTCTGTCAATCTTCAAATTTCCATCGCAAAAATTTCGACTAAATTAACCCTGTTGGTCTCTGTAGAACGTCCGGGAGAAGGCTGGCTTTGACCCAAGTCTCGTCGAAGAGATAGTCGTCGGCAATGTCCTCCACAAAGACGCTCCCTTCGTGACAAGGGCATCAGCCATCGCCGCAGGCTACCCAGCCACAACAGCGATTTCAACAGTCAGCCGTTGGTGCTCCTCCGGCCTCTTGGCCGTGGAATCAGTGGCGAACAAGATCGCCGCTGGTGGCATTGATATCGGTCTAGCCGTGGGAGCCGAGAGCATGAGTATCAACCCCGACAACGGATCACCTGATTACCCAGAGGAGTTTGAGAAGAACGAAACGATAAAGGATATTAAGATGCCAATGCCATGGACCTCCGAGAACGTCGCTCGCGATTTCGGCGTCACGCGAGAGAAGCAAGACGAGTATGCAGCAGCTTCATCGCAAAAAGCCGAGCGCGCTCAAAAGTCTGGCCTCTCGTCACAGGAAATTGTACCCATCAAAACTACGTGGAAAGACCCCAAGACAGGGGAGCCATGCACCGTCGTCGTGGACAAGGATGACGGAACTCGCTATGGAACGACTAAGGAAGGACTCTCCAAGATTCGATCCGCATTCCCCCAGTGGCCTCCCGCTACCACGACAGGTGGGAATGCTTCTCAGATCACCGATGGTGCGGCTGCAGTCCTTTTGATGCGCCGTGATGTCGCAGAGCGGTTGGGAGTGCCTATTCTAGGCAAGTTTGTGAAGTCGACCGTCGTTGGACTCGACCCTCGCATCATGGGTATCGGTCCTGCTCTTGCAATTCCCAAGCTGTTGGGAAAAGTTGGCATCTCTAAGGATGATGTTGACGTTTTTGAAATCAACGAGGCGTTTGCATCCATGGTATGGAACCCCATAACTCTTTAAGAATCCTTGGAAGACTGACATGAGTTAGCTCGTCTACTGTGTAGAACACTTGAAACTGGATCCTAGCCGCGTCAATCCGCGAGGAGGAGCAATGTACTGATTCCGGCTTCCTGAATGAATAGTGCAAGTATAGCTAACGATGTGTTGATAGTGCCATCGGCCACCCCCTCGGTTGCACAGGGGCGCGACAAATCGTCACAGCTCTGGCTGAGCTTAAACAGACGGGTGCTAGGATTGCTGTGACCTCCATGTGCATCGGTTCAGTAAGTCCCCCGTTATTTCTACTTTCATTTGATTTCGTAGCCCTTTAGTTACTGATGCTTGACACAGGGTATGGGAATGGCTAGTCTGATTGTCTCGGAGCAGTAAGTCCAGGCTATACACACGATGGTGAAAACAAGAGGCTATCAGACCGGCGCCGGAACATTTGAACATTTTTAAGCCTAAATCTGCTTCCCTGATGCTTCTTTGTAAACTAGACTGTAATTCTGGGAGGCATATACCTATTATCAATGAAAGAAAAGCTTCCTCGACTTGATGTCTCCAGTAAGGGTTTGCGAGAATGCAAAGTCCAAATCCCTCAACATCGAACTCAGCACTGTCTTGTCCCCCGCTCGAGAGACTCCAGAGGGGTAGGATGAAACATGCCATCCTATCGTCGAGAAGCCCTCGGCGTGGGGCCGAGGTGGGACGATTGTTGATCTTCATGGTGTTTCCACCGCAGAACCAACAGCCACAATAACAATGAACATAAACAAAGGTGGGACGATCTTGAGCATCCACTTCCTTTATCTGGCCCCACGCTCTTAGCTCCCGAGGGATCTCACCCCCCTGCTTCCCCGGACTCCTAGCCCCAGTTTCCCCAGATTTTCAAGTCGTCCCCGCGTTTCCCCGGGCTCGAGGGGCAAGCTGGCTCCGTTATAAAGGACGCTGTCTATCAGATGGAAGATGGCGATGTCCTTGATGTAGCCCATCCTCCTACATTAAAAACTCAAATCCTAACCCTCTGCTCAACATGAGAGACTCTACTACCCATGAAGATGCTTCGGCGGTTGGAAAACCTTCGCTCGATGCCGTGGAGGACATCACCGAACTTGAACCCGTCACACTTGATAGCGAGACTAACAAGCGCATTGTCCGCAAGATCGACTGGAAGCTGATGCCTATTGTATGTGTGACATGTTTCTATGAAGGAGACATGCTCTGACCGAGTCTTAAACAGCTTTGCATCACTTATGCCCTCCAATACTATGACAAAGCCGTCATCTCCCAAGCTGCCATCTTCGGCTTGCGTTCCGATCTCGGGTTGGAGTCTGGCCTACGTTATTCCTGGGTTATGCTCATCTTCTTTTTCGGTCACATGGTGGGCATGTATCCCTGCTCGTTGCTCGCCCAGCGCTTCCGTCCTCGGCGAGTCTGTAGCACGCTCAACATCATTTGGGCCATGATCGTGCTCACAACCCCCGCGTGCAAATCATACTCTGGAATCCTCGCCAAccgcttcttcctcggcctAGTCGAGAGCGGCATCAGTCCAATCTtgatgttggttgttggaCTCTGGTATACACACGAGGAGCAGCAGTTGCGTAGCTCGTGGTGGTATTCCTTCAGCGGCGGGAGTCTGCTGGTCAGCCCTTTGGTCAACTTTGGTCTCGCTCACATCACGGGAGGCGGTTTGGCACCTTGGCAGTACATGTTCCTGGTCGCTGGTGCTGTGACCCTCGCGTGGGGAGTGTCGCTCATCTGGATCTTCCCAGAGACGCCCCAAGAGGCCAAGGGGTGGACCCCGGAGGAGAAGAGACTGCTCCTGGAGCGGAGTCGACGTGATAACTCGGGCACAGAAAACACCCGCTTCAAGGGTTATCAAGTGCGAGAAGCCCTCTTGGACTATCAGCTCTGGTGTCTCGCCGCCATCGGGTTGCTTTCCAACACTGGAGCCGCTGCCCTGACCACGTTTGCGTCCATTATGTTTTCCGGCATGGGCTTCTCCCCACGTGTTTCTCTTTTGCTTAACATTCCTCTCGGTGCCATGGCCTTCCTCTCTGTTCTTGGTGCAGGCTATCTTGGGACGACGCGGTTGGGAAGACTACGCACCTCGGCTCTCGCCTGTCTGCCTGTGATTCTGGGTTGTAGTTTGGTGTAAGTTGCCTTATTTACATAGATAGCTGTGCTTCTCTGACACCCTGAACAGGTGGAAGCTCCCGTCATCCAAGCCGGCGGGACGTATCTTCGGCCTTTACctcatctccttcttctccggTTGCTGGCTACAGGCCATCTCACTGGGCACGTCCAACGTGGCGGGATACTCTAAGAAGGGCGCCTACGCGGCAGGCATCTGGATTGGGTACTGCTTTGGCAACATTATCGGGCCGTTGCTTTTCGACACGTGAGTTAACCTTGATTCTTCGCCCTAGCTAGGTCTGATCAAAGTAGGAAATACGCGCCACGATATGATGAGAGCTTCACTGGTGTACTCATCTGCTTCGCCACCCTCTGTGTTATATCACTTGGACTGAGATTCCTCCTTGCGAGGCGGAACGCGGGTCGCAATGCCAAGTACGGTGCACCCGAGTTCCAGCATGGTTTGGATGACATTACggacaaggagaacaagtCATTCCGATGGACACTGTGAGATGGCTGGTGGTAGGAAGCAATGGGGTACTTCCAAGGTGATTTGATTGAGACAAGGGCGCAGGAGGAGGACACGGGATTGCCACCAGACCATCATTTGACAGGCCACAACATACACGTTTTATGAACTCATTTATGTGTGTGCATATGTGAGTGTGCTATACACCCGATGGACCAAGAGACCAACTGCACACGGGGTGTGCGCTGCTATCATCAAGGTTCTTTATGGTCAACTAAACTACCCAGTGGTCCCATAAACAGGCAACGGATCATGTGTTGAGGTCCCAAGCCGATGCTGCAAAGATGGTTGTGGCATTTCGCTCTACCAATGCGTATCTAGTAGTTTTTGAGGGGCGTGAGAAATAACCCTCAGGTATTGCATGTCACGGATAGAGGGTGTGAGAAATGGGTCATGCGTCAGTTGAATGGATGTAAATTCACGTCTCGCGCTCTATGTCAGATTCTCGCAGCAATAGCCTCATCAGCCCTCTGACCCAGCGATGCATGCAGCTCCTTGAACCGTTCTCGGATATCTCCAACGCACTCATGCTCAAAGATCATCTTCTGAATCTCCGGGCTCGCCCACTTATCCGGCACCGGCGCccccttggtcttggccgctGCGAATTGCCGATCccgctcctccttggccttgccctcgCCTAGATGCAGTGTCCGGGCGGACAGAGCAGCAAGTTCTACCAGAGTAGATGTTCGAGGTTTTCTTGCAAGCTCGTACACCTTGAGGGTCTTTGCAAGCTCTTGACGATCTGCTCCTCCGCCTGGAACTAGGGACACGGCCTCG from Fusarium falciforme chromosome 2, complete sequence includes these protein-coding regions:
- a CDS encoding Acetyl-CoA C-acetyltransferase, which translates into the protein MSAAAQRLEKLSQQLETSGQRAKHALLEAKPSDVVITVSVRTALTKARKGYLKDTPLEGLLQPLLKNVREKAGFDPSLVEEIVVGNVLHKDAPFVTRASAIAAGYPATTAISTVSRWCSSGLLAVESVANKIAAGGIDIGLAVGAESMSINPDNGSPDYPEEFEKNETIKDIKMPMPWTSENVARDFGVTREKQDEYAAASSQKAERAQKSGLSSQEIVPIKTTWKDPKTGEPCTVVVDKDDGTRYGTTKEGLSKIRSAFPQWPPATTTGGNASQITDGAAAVLLMRRDVAERLGVPILGKFVKSTVVGLDPRIMGIGPALAIPKLLGKVGISKDDVDVFEINEAFASMLVYCVEHLKLDPSRVNPRGGAIAIGHPLGCTGARQIVTALAELKQTGARIAVTSMCIGSGMGMASLIVSEQ
- a CDS encoding Acetyl-CoA C-acetyltransferase, with product MRDSTTHEDASAVGKPSLDAVEDITELEPVTLDSETNKRIVRKIDWKLMPILCITYALQYYDKAVISQAAIFGLRSDLGLESGLRYSWVMLIFFFGHMVGMYPCSLLAQRFRPRRVCSTLNIIWAMIVLTTPACKSYSGILANRFFLGLVESGISPILMLVVGLWYTHEEQQLRSSWWYSFSGGSLLVSPLVNFGLAHITGGGLAPWQYMFLVAGAVTLAWGVSLIWIFPETPQEAKGWTPEEKRLLLERSRRDNSGTENTRFKGYQVREALLDYQLWCLAAIGLLSNTGAAALTTFASIMFSGMGFSPRVSLLLNIPLGAMAFLSVLGAGYLGTTRLGRLRTSALACLPVILGCSLVWKLPSSKPAGRIFGLYLISFFSGCWLQAISLGTSNVAGYSKKGAYAAGIWIGYCFGNIIGPLLFDTKYAPRYDESFTGVLICFATLCVISLGLRFLLARRNAGRNAKYGAPEFQHGLDDITDKENKSFRWTL